In one window of Nitrospira sp. DNA:
- a CDS encoding carotenoid biosynthesis protein, translating into MELLFLFFKTILLRPYVFAFLAAFLVSAISLIGWPRTWRFWLISWITAFVCEFSSTRNGIPFGWYHYNGSTVGQELYFSNIPFMDSISFSFLLFASYCLALLFLLPIRAGASTDRAPRLHDLKFDLPFRTSWPVFALTVLFFAFIDMVIDPVALRGDRWFLGKIYYYPDPGVHFGVPMANYVGWAVVGAISLLIYFPLDRRLNRPLPQHRPSITHRLLLGGGLYYGVLAFNLAMTFWIGETLQGTTGLLMYVPITTILLLRLLTPATQST; encoded by the coding sequence ATGGAACTCCTTTTCCTTTTCTTTAAAACCATTCTCCTCCGCCCCTACGTCTTTGCCTTCCTCGCCGCGTTTCTAGTTTCGGCCATCTCATTGATCGGCTGGCCGCGCACCTGGCGCTTCTGGCTCATCAGCTGGATCACCGCCTTCGTCTGCGAGTTTTCTTCGACACGCAACGGCATTCCCTTCGGCTGGTACCATTACAACGGCTCAACGGTCGGGCAGGAACTTTACTTCTCCAATATCCCCTTCATGGACTCGATCTCGTTCTCGTTCCTGCTGTTCGCCAGTTATTGCCTGGCGCTGTTGTTTCTCTTGCCGATACGGGCAGGCGCCAGCACCGACAGGGCACCACGGCTTCACGATCTGAAGTTCGATCTGCCGTTCCGGACGAGTTGGCCGGTGTTCGCCTTGACGGTGCTGTTCTTCGCCTTCATCGATATGGTCATCGATCCGGTCGCCTTGCGAGGGGACCGTTGGTTTCTGGGAAAGATTTATTACTACCCGGATCCCGGCGTGCATTTCGGCGTCCCGATGGCGAACTATGTCGGGTGGGCGGTCGTCGGCGCCATCTCCCTGTTGATCTACTTTCCATTGGACCGGCGGCTCAACCGGCCCTTGCCGCAACACCGTCCCTCAATCACGCATCGCCTGTTGCTGGGCGGCGGACTCTATTATGGAGTGCTGGCCTTTAACCTGGCCATGACGTTCTGGATCGGCGAAACCCTTCAAGGCACCACCGGCCTCCTCATGTATGTGCCGATAACGACCATCCTGTTGCTACGCCTGCTCACGCCTGCGACACAATCTACATAA
- a CDS encoding c-type cytochrome: MKKLCGLLMIGFLAALGILGWFGYQSYSTGFSAKAEPNELEVLIARQLRHLAIPYENRQLRNPLPVTQELMKEARAHFADHCASCHANNGSGETVIGKNVYPKAPDLRLRDTQTMSDGELFFIIQNGIRFTAMPGWGTGDPAKDSGSWQLVHFIRHLPSVTEEELQEMAGLNPKTKKELQEEALFDQFLGGDDAAASKAAGSHHH; encoded by the coding sequence ATGAAAAAACTGTGCGGACTGTTGATGATCGGTTTCCTCGCCGCCCTGGGAATCCTCGGGTGGTTCGGGTATCAGTCCTATAGCACCGGCTTCAGCGCCAAGGCTGAGCCGAACGAGCTGGAGGTGCTGATCGCCAGACAACTCCGCCACCTGGCCATTCCGTATGAGAATCGGCAACTCCGGAACCCGCTGCCCGTCACGCAGGAGCTGATGAAGGAGGCCCGTGCCCACTTCGCCGACCATTGCGCCTCGTGCCATGCGAACAACGGCAGCGGGGAGACCGTGATCGGCAAGAACGTTTACCCCAAAGCACCGGACCTTCGCCTGCGGGACACGCAAACCATGTCCGACGGAGAATTGTTCTTCATCATTCAGAACGGCATTCGCTTCACCGCCATGCCCGGCTGGGGCACCGGCGATCCGGCGAAGGACAGCGGCAGCTGGCAACTGGTGCATTTCATCCGGCATCTTCCCAGTGTGACCGAAGAAGAATTACAGGAAATGGCCGGCTTGAATCCAAAGACCAAGAAAGAACTCCAGGAAGAAGCCCTGTTCGACCAGTTTCTGGGCGGTGACGACGCCGCAGCCTCCAAGGCCGCCGGCTCGCATCATCATTAA
- a CDS encoding phage holin family protein: protein MRVFQLQGNQHSTSGNSGLRPIVMRVLIMGLAVFLAVTIVPGIESESLGAGLAAVLVLTVLNTLIRPLLYLLALPLIVVSLGLFMVVINALLLQLTAALVKGFTVVGFGASFWGALVISLVSSLLNMILVVEHTRVERHDHPQRPPTIINPD, encoded by the coding sequence ATGCGAGTGTTTCAGTTGCAGGGAAACCAGCACAGCACGAGCGGCAACAGTGGCCTGCGTCCCATTGTCATGCGGGTGTTGATCATGGGACTGGCCGTGTTTCTCGCCGTGACCATCGTGCCCGGCATCGAATCGGAGAGCCTCGGCGCCGGGCTGGCCGCCGTGCTCGTGCTGACGGTGCTGAATACGCTCATCCGTCCGCTGCTCTACCTGCTGGCGCTCCCGCTGATCGTCGTCTCGCTCGGCCTGTTCATGGTGGTGATCAATGCCCTCCTGCTGCAGCTGACCGCCGCCCTTGTCAAAGGCTTTACGGTCGTCGGGTTCGGGGCGTCCTTCTGGGGCGCCCTCGTCATCAGCCTTGTGAGCAGCCTGCTCAACATGATCCTGGTGGTGGAACATACCCGGGTGGAACGACACGATCATCCCCAGCGCCCGCCCACGATCATCAACCCGGATTAG
- a CDS encoding GAF domain-containing protein translates to MSPPAESEKKAAAETHLQRTLTSVVNGLPADAALVAIFHQEQGPLTTQVHRGFTPRDVQSIVRTLSSQKVLTSVPAGNDPEASRTMRLRLVTPGAKSLLGVPLRHRQRTFGFLVIGRKDNAVYAKKDKTMLEQAGDDITKALERDSLFDLNVLLSRPLVVQEPQPVIATPDVYNAPTSHATPEIQEKIVLLLNELGQTLAFDRAWIGAYDPLAGNVEVLGIAGEQKTDPKDQKKDLKAGQRLTLDASAAGWVVRHRKPRVDHDLASTQGRFLDHKHLYKDRFQSSLVLPFFLRGQVGGTITLASKEADRFAVTDARLLEPINLKLVDLLQAAPPAAAGAAKAEGAPDTAAGSPALISAEPVIRKQERQAAIGEFSAFLATEIREPLGSIRAQLEEVTAEGILDFDPQTRVENAMRDLIRIEAILNEILDFAKPLDLMRRLCRVPEMVENALTVVATELEATRIQVVKEYAGVLAPVRADEAKMQQVFLSIFKNAIEAMTPGGILTISMSNQRVGRHLEVQILIKNNGAPIPPEHVDKVFEPFFTTKRSGTGLGLATVKKIVEEHQGSIGISGTPGEGTTVTIRLPGVSRGPAHRYRGRGRRPPRRPTAAS, encoded by the coding sequence ATGAGTCCTCCAGCTGAATCAGAAAAAAAAGCCGCCGCTGAAACGCACCTGCAACGCACCCTGACTTCCGTCGTCAACGGACTCCCCGCCGATGCCGCCCTGGTTGCGATTTTCCACCAGGAGCAGGGACCGCTCACGACCCAGGTGCATCGCGGGTTCACGCCACGCGATGTGCAATCGATCGTCCGTACGCTGTCTTCGCAGAAGGTACTGACTTCCGTCCCCGCCGGCAACGATCCTGAGGCCTCACGCACCATGCGTCTTCGTCTGGTCACCCCGGGGGCCAAGTCGCTGCTGGGCGTGCCGTTGCGGCACCGTCAACGCACCTTCGGCTTTTTGGTGATCGGACGGAAAGACAATGCCGTCTATGCCAAAAAAGACAAGACGATGCTGGAGCAGGCCGGCGACGACATTACCAAGGCCCTCGAACGGGACAGCCTCTTCGACCTCAATGTGCTGCTCAGCCGTCCGCTGGTGGTGCAAGAGCCGCAGCCGGTCATCGCCACTCCGGATGTCTACAACGCGCCGACTTCCCATGCGACCCCGGAGATCCAAGAAAAAATCGTGTTGCTGTTGAATGAGCTAGGGCAGACCCTGGCCTTCGACCGCGCCTGGATCGGCGCGTATGACCCGCTCGCCGGTAATGTCGAAGTGCTCGGGATCGCCGGGGAACAAAAGACCGACCCGAAAGACCAGAAGAAAGATCTTAAAGCAGGCCAGCGCTTGACGCTCGACGCCTCCGCCGCCGGATGGGTGGTGCGCCACCGTAAGCCACGCGTCGATCACGATCTGGCTTCGACTCAAGGCCGCTTCCTCGATCATAAACACCTGTACAAAGACCGGTTCCAGTCGTCGCTGGTGCTGCCCTTCTTCCTGCGCGGACAAGTCGGAGGCACCATCACGCTGGCCTCGAAAGAAGCGGACCGGTTTGCGGTGACCGATGCCCGCCTGCTCGAACCGATCAATCTCAAGTTGGTCGATCTGCTTCAGGCCGCCCCGCCCGCAGCGGCAGGCGCCGCCAAGGCCGAAGGCGCACCGGACACGGCAGCAGGCTCACCCGCGCTGATCTCGGCTGAACCGGTGATCAGAAAACAGGAGCGGCAGGCGGCCATCGGAGAGTTCAGCGCCTTCCTCGCGACTGAAATCCGTGAACCGCTGGGTTCGATTCGGGCACAGTTGGAAGAGGTCACGGCCGAGGGCATCCTCGATTTCGACCCGCAAACCCGTGTCGAGAACGCCATGCGGGACCTGATCCGGATCGAAGCGATTCTCAATGAAATCCTCGACTTCGCCAAACCACTCGACCTCATGCGCCGGCTTTGCCGCGTTCCGGAAATGGTCGAAAATGCGTTGACCGTGGTGGCGACCGAACTGGAAGCCACGCGCATCCAGGTGGTCAAAGAATATGCAGGAGTCCTCGCCCCGGTACGGGCCGACGAAGCCAAGATGCAGCAGGTCTTCCTCAGCATTTTCAAAAATGCGATCGAAGCCATGACCCCGGGCGGCATCCTGACCATCTCCATGAGCAACCAGCGGGTAGGCCGACATCTGGAAGTTCAGATCCTGATCAAGAACAACGGGGCGCCGATTCCCCCCGAACATGTCGACAAGGTGTTCGAACCGTTCTTTACGACCAAGCGGTCCGGTACGGGCCTGGGCCTCGCCACGGTGAAGAAAATCGTCGAGGAACATCAGGGCAGTATCGGCATTTCCGGAACGCCCGGCGAAGGAACGACGGTGACCATCCGCCTGCCCGGTGTCAGCCGAGGGCCGGCCCATCGGTATCGAGGACGCGGACGCCGTCCGCCACGCCGCCCGACCGCCGCCTCCTAA
- a CDS encoding DNA-3-methyladenine glycosylase, translating to MSRLNRKILDRSYFSCSTVEVARSLIGKYLVRDNGAGLMAGKIIEVEAYVGPEDKACHASKGRTARTEVLFGPPGMAYVYLCYGMHEMLNVVTEQDGYPAAVLLRAVECDGLLIDGPGRLTRAFGIDRRLNRWDLTAGATLWFEDRGDSLPQDALKTYPRIGVDYAGEWAKKPWRFRLQTEAGSSRKRR from the coding sequence ATGAGTCGACTGAACCGGAAGATCCTGGATCGTTCCTACTTTAGCTGTTCAACGGTTGAAGTCGCGCGGTCGTTGATCGGCAAGTACCTTGTACGGGACAACGGGGCCGGGTTGATGGCCGGAAAGATCATCGAGGTCGAGGCTTACGTCGGCCCGGAGGACAAGGCCTGTCATGCATCGAAAGGACGAACGGCCAGGACGGAAGTGCTGTTCGGGCCGCCTGGAATGGCCTATGTGTATCTCTGCTACGGGATGCACGAGATGTTGAACGTGGTGACCGAGCAGGACGGCTATCCGGCGGCCGTCCTCCTGCGGGCGGTGGAGTGCGACGGGTTGCTCATCGATGGACCGGGCCGGCTGACCCGCGCATTCGGGATCGATCGCCGATTGAACCGCTGGGATCTCACAGCCGGGGCTACACTCTGGTTTGAGGATCGTGGGGACTCGTTGCCGCAAGACGCCCTCAAAACCTATCCGCGGATCGGGGTCGATTACGCCGGGGAATGGGCGAAGAAACCCTGGCGGTTTCGATTGCAGACGGAGGCCGGTTCTAGTCGGAAGAGGCGATAG
- a CDS encoding TonB-dependent receptor plug domain-containing protein: MRWIGWAIGAGTIVLSVGVAAFAHDPDAPDLDVPEVTVESDRPVAASSQQFIPDKEYLLQPQGRPAQVLRLIPGFIAVEHSGGAGKADQYFLRGFDADHGTDVAFFADGMPINLRSHAHGQGYTDLNFIIPETIEGLDVYKGAYLPEYGDFATAGAVNFRTREVVKEGVVQSAGGQFHTQRHLLMFSPTTDRVRSLIAAEGYYTNGPFQQDNRYFRGNLLGKATMNPSARSELSVTGTFHKSQWNASGEIPLRAVQDGSLDRFGAVDPSEGGRTMRSTGRLNYHYDTTSGGRFFANAYAQYYRFDLFTNFTFFQNDPVNGDGFQQSDRRVMYGGDIGYKQTARWFDMDGAVTVGVQSRVDHIHARLGPQVLRNPLGSTSDTDMTEASYAPFLKLEVQPTPWMRLAGGVRSEVFTFDVRNRCQTCVAQASGTADSGLVLPKANLILGPWLRTEFFLNYGEGYHSNDARSAVTSAASPLARAKSYEVGLRSRPWGSDGIELTATFWALDMKQELVFVGDEGTTEIRGASRRRGMEVGARGQVWGPVYFNGSITWTKAEFRNGDAIPLAPQVTAYGALLLRWPEGLTSQLQATYLGVRPLTEDRSIRAPSWIDIDLSERYQIPIKLAHGRLEAFLFVQNLLNTKWEQAVFAFESRLRNEATGVTDIHFVPGNPRMVMGGVAWYF, encoded by the coding sequence ATGCGGTGGATCGGATGGGCGATCGGTGCGGGAACAATCGTGTTGAGTGTCGGTGTGGCGGCGTTCGCCCACGATCCCGATGCGCCTGACCTCGACGTGCCTGAGGTGACGGTCGAATCCGACCGCCCGGTGGCGGCTTCGTCGCAGCAATTCATTCCCGACAAGGAATATCTCCTCCAGCCGCAAGGGCGCCCGGCCCAGGTGCTCCGCCTCATCCCGGGATTTATTGCCGTCGAACATTCCGGCGGCGCCGGCAAGGCCGACCAATATTTTTTGCGCGGGTTCGATGCGGATCACGGTACGGATGTCGCGTTTTTTGCCGACGGCATGCCGATCAACCTGCGCTCCCATGCGCACGGCCAGGGGTATACCGACCTCAATTTCATCATTCCGGAAACCATCGAGGGCCTCGACGTGTACAAGGGAGCCTATCTGCCGGAGTATGGCGATTTTGCGACGGCGGGGGCGGTGAATTTCAGGACGCGAGAGGTGGTGAAGGAGGGCGTGGTGCAGTCGGCCGGCGGGCAGTTCCATACGCAGCGCCACCTGTTGATGTTTTCTCCGACGACGGACCGTGTTCGCTCGCTGATTGCTGCCGAAGGGTACTACACGAACGGACCGTTTCAACAGGACAACCGTTACTTCCGGGGCAACCTGCTCGGGAAGGCGACGATGAATCCGAGTGCCCGGTCGGAGCTGTCGGTGACCGGGACCTTTCACAAGTCTCAATGGAATGCGTCGGGAGAGATCCCCTTGCGCGCGGTGCAGGACGGGTCGTTGGATCGGTTCGGTGCGGTCGATCCTTCCGAGGGTGGGCGAACGATGCGCAGCACCGGCCGGCTCAATTATCACTACGACACGACGTCGGGCGGCCGTTTTTTTGCCAATGCCTATGCGCAATACTACCGCTTCGATCTCTTTACGAATTTTACATTTTTCCAAAACGATCCCGTCAACGGCGACGGGTTTCAGCAGTCCGATCGGCGGGTTATGTATGGCGGCGACATCGGCTACAAGCAAACCGCACGATGGTTCGACATGGACGGCGCTGTGACTGTAGGGGTGCAATCACGGGTCGATCACATTCATGCGCGGCTCGGGCCGCAAGTGCTCAGAAATCCGCTCGGGAGCACGAGCGATACGGATATGACCGAAGCCTCTTATGCCCCCTTTCTCAAATTGGAAGTGCAACCGACACCCTGGATGCGTCTGGCCGGCGGGGTACGGAGCGAGGTGTTTACCTTCGATGTACGCAATCGTTGTCAGACCTGCGTGGCGCAAGCCTCCGGGACCGCCGATTCCGGTCTGGTGTTGCCGAAGGCGAACCTGATCCTCGGCCCTTGGTTGAGAACGGAATTCTTTCTGAACTATGGCGAGGGGTACCATAGTAACGATGCGCGCTCGGCGGTGACTTCGGCCGCTTCACCGCTGGCGAGAGCCAAGAGTTATGAGGTCGGCCTTCGCTCAAGACCGTGGGGTTCGGATGGTATCGAGCTGACGGCCACGTTCTGGGCCCTGGATATGAAGCAGGAACTGGTGTTTGTCGGTGATGAGGGAACGACGGAGATTCGTGGCGCATCCCGTCGGCGCGGTATGGAGGTCGGGGCGCGCGGGCAGGTTTGGGGGCCGGTGTATTTCAACGGCAGCATCACCTGGACCAAGGCGGAGTTCCGCAACGGCGATGCCATTCCCCTGGCGCCGCAAGTCACGGCGTATGGCGCGCTGCTGCTGCGGTGGCCGGAAGGACTAACCTCCCAGCTGCAAGCGACGTATCTGGGCGTTCGCCCGCTGACGGAGGATCGCAGCATCCGCGCGCCCTCCTGGATCGATATCGACTTGTCCGAACGGTACCAGATTCCGATCAAGCTGGCACATGGGCGACTCGAAGCGTTTCTGTTTGTGCAGAATCTACTCAATACGAAGTGGGAGCAGGCGGTCTTTGCCTTTGAATCGAGGCTGAGAAACGAAGCAACAGGCGTGACCGACATTCACTTTGTCCCGGGCAATCCGCGGATGGTGATGGGGGGCGTCGCATGGTATTTTTAG
- a CDS encoding DUF3842 family protein: protein MTICVVDGRGGGLGSRMVAGLRGLVEDGHAIIGLGLNSASAEAMARAGATFTETAPQMIHRRLYAADVIVGSLSLLMPGSMLGEVTPVLAQAVLESSARKVLLPLNKRKVEVVGVQGRTLDALIDHALQRCVCLLQATA from the coding sequence ATGACGATTTGTGTCGTGGATGGACGCGGCGGCGGGCTGGGAAGCCGGATGGTCGCCGGTTTGCGCGGGCTTGTGGAGGACGGTCACGCAATTATCGGCCTGGGCCTTAATAGCGCCTCCGCGGAGGCGATGGCTCGAGCCGGCGCGACCTTCACCGAAACAGCCCCGCAGATGATCCACCGACGGCTCTACGCGGCGGATGTCATTGTGGGTTCCTTGAGTCTCCTCATGCCCGGGTCGATGTTGGGGGAAGTCACTCCCGTACTCGCGCAAGCCGTGCTGGAATCTTCGGCCAGAAAGGTGCTGCTCCCTCTCAACAAACGGAAGGTCGAAGTCGTCGGCGTCCAGGGACGAACCCTCGATGCGCTAATCGACCATGCCCTGCAGCGTTGTGTGTGTCTGCTCCAGGCGACTGCCTGA
- the nikR gene encoding nickel-responsive transcriptional regulator NikR, producing the protein MKQLARFGVSLDQDLLADFDRLIERRRYTNRSEAIRDLIRDNLVGQQWDENRETVATITFVYDHHVPGLTGKLTHIQHDFQGHIMAGMHVHLDHDHCLEVLVAKGKGAAIRKVADALLSVKGVKHGKLTMTTTGKGLSI; encoded by the coding sequence ATGAAGCAGCTTGCACGATTCGGCGTCTCGCTCGATCAGGATCTTCTTGCCGATTTCGACCGGCTGATCGAACGTCGCCGCTATACCAACCGCTCCGAAGCGATCCGCGACTTGATCCGGGACAATCTGGTCGGGCAGCAATGGGACGAGAATAGGGAGACCGTCGCCACGATCACGTTCGTGTACGACCATCATGTGCCGGGGTTGACGGGGAAACTCACCCATATCCAGCACGATTTTCAGGGACACATCATGGCCGGAATGCATGTGCATCTCGACCACGATCACTGCCTGGAGGTGCTGGTGGCCAAGGGCAAAGGGGCTGCCATTCGCAAGGTGGCCGACGCGTTGCTGAGCGTGAAGGGCGTGAAGCACGGCAAGCTCACCATGACGACGACGGGTAAAGGACTGAGTATCTGA
- a CDS encoding response regulator yields the protein MSDLDVSAVKLLLIDDELPSLKLMEAILKQAGYEKITTTTDPRQAVPLYQEVKPDLIATDMRMPHMDGFEVLRQLTAVIPAEDYVPILVITGELDAPTKHRALAEGAKDFLNKPVDATEVVLRIKNQLVTRQLHRQLRMHNEHLEAQVRLRTKVVEQTQLDLLNRLALAAEYRHDATGGHAWRVGRMAMLLAEMKGLPADQVDMIKTTAPLHDIGKVGLRDSVILKDGPYVTADWEAMKQHTKIGSRLLSDSRAPLLMMAREIALTHHERWDGAGYHGIKDVQIPLAARIVALADAFDIMTHPCSYKATMTLSEAKDEIAAQAGKQFDPELSALFMQLIDREGEKLFAATGPLQMVA from the coding sequence ATGTCGGATCTTGATGTGAGCGCCGTCAAATTGCTGTTGATCGATGATGAGCTGCCTAGCCTCAAACTGATGGAGGCGATCCTCAAGCAGGCCGGCTACGAAAAAATTACCACGACGACCGACCCGCGTCAGGCGGTGCCGTTATATCAAGAGGTGAAGCCGGATCTGATTGCGACGGACATGCGTATGCCGCATATGGATGGATTCGAAGTCCTACGGCAGTTGACCGCCGTCATTCCCGCCGAAGACTATGTGCCGATTCTCGTCATTACCGGCGAGCTCGACGCTCCGACGAAGCACAGGGCCTTGGCGGAGGGCGCCAAGGATTTCCTGAACAAGCCGGTGGATGCTACGGAAGTCGTACTCCGCATCAAAAACCAACTGGTCACGAGGCAGCTGCATCGACAGCTGCGTATGCACAATGAACATTTGGAAGCGCAGGTCCGCTTGCGCACCAAAGTCGTGGAGCAAACGCAGCTGGATCTGCTGAACCGTCTCGCGCTGGCGGCGGAATATCGGCATGACGCGACCGGCGGCCATGCGTGGCGGGTCGGACGGATGGCCATGTTGCTGGCGGAGATGAAGGGGCTGCCTGCGGATCAGGTGGATATGATCAAGACGACCGCTCCGTTGCACGATATCGGGAAAGTAGGCCTGCGCGATTCCGTGATCCTGAAGGACGGGCCCTATGTGACGGCTGATTGGGAGGCGATGAAGCAGCACACCAAAATCGGCTCGCGGCTCCTGTCGGATAGTCGGGCTCCTCTGTTGATGATGGCCCGCGAGATTGCCCTGACGCATCATGAGCGGTGGGATGGAGCCGGCTATCACGGGATTAAAGATGTGCAGATCCCGCTGGCGGCGCGGATCGTGGCGCTGGCCGATGCGTTCGATATCATGACGCACCCCTGCTCATACAAAGCGACGATGACGCTCAGCGAAGCCAAAGATGAAATCGCCGCACAGGCCGGCAAGCAGTTCGATCCCGAGTTGAGCGCCTTATTCATGCAGCTCATCGACCGTGAAGGCGAGAAACTGTTCGCCGCAACGGGCCCGCTTCAGATGGTTGCGTAA